Genomic DNA from Dioscorea cayenensis subsp. rotundata cultivar TDr96_F1 chromosome 1, TDr96_F1_v2_PseudoChromosome.rev07_lg8_w22 25.fasta, whole genome shotgun sequence:
AAAACCATGTCCAAtcatttctaaataaaataataatccgTATTTTGCCTTTTAACATACCAAAAATACCTATAAAGCATGCAAACTCTTGTTAGAAAGGATGATAGTATCATAACCATATTATATCGATAGAGAGCATACATGAATTCGCAAATGGAGTTTAACACTCCCAAAAAATAGTTTCCACTCCTTTGTGAACTCCTCAAAAAACTTGGAGGTTGTTCCGCCTAGCAAGCAAGAACATAACACATGAAAAcgacaaaaataagaaaacataaaagaatGCTCACGACTCCTCTAATCGACGCAATTTGGGCTCGATTGGACTCAAACGACGCCCAAATCATCCACAACAAGAACCAATGGGTTCCTGACACTAACATCTATGATTCTACTAAAAAATTGGGAAGAAATGAAACCAGGTTTCGGTCGTTATAGAATACAGTACATCTATAGTAACATCTCTAGTGTCATAGTACCACAGAAAATTGCTATAGTGCTTCCACTAAAAAACATCGATTTAATTTTCACCATGTTTTGCAACACCAAACCCAGGAATTTCTAACTTGAAATCAAGACACAAAGACCACAAAACTCGTCATTTTGGCTACAAACAAGCCCAAATCGGAGAAGATATGAATGATTTGGATTCTAGCCCTACAAACGAATCAAACgaagaaaataacaagaaatTTAGGGAAATATTAAGGTAGAATGCTTCCAAAAAAGGACTTTTTAAGCTCATCTTTCAATCCATGATGGTTGAGATTGGTTGGTCTTTTGGGTTTTTGAAGAgagctagggattgggagaaaAGTTTGGAGAATTAAGTGCTTCAATCCATCCTTACCTTTTGGATTAGATTACTTAGTTAAATAATCTAGGTTAAGACAAGCTATTTGTAATTCAATAGCATTGTTACAAGACAGTAATGGACAAGGCAAAGGCCAAAATAGCAACAGTACTATTGTTCATCACTGTTTATGGTAGTTATTCAAATGTGTCATGTGAGTCCTTTATGAGAGATGTTATATCCGTCCCTTTTATGATTGCATGAGGGGTATTTATTAGCTCTGTTTGGTTTCTGAAAATTCTCTGAACATGCATATGCAGAATTTTTATCAGCCCATATGTGCCCTGCCCAGGTTAATAAATTCATAGATGATTAATAAGCCACTGTAACTGGTGCACCATCGTATATATCTCTGTGTGCATGATTTTCAGTCTGATAAGATTAGTCTACAACCTTGGGAAACGAATATACAAATCTCACAATTAAAGTAATGGTGTATTCTTAGACTAGGGACGGCTTAAGGTAACTAGAGGCATAAAGCggaattttagaataaaccctctaatttatttaataaaaattaaactttatttagattttattttaatatatgcttttatttgtCTTTCTCCATGTTACTAAACTCgtgatgaaaaaatatatttaaactttgtGAGTAAAACTcgtaaaagtaaaaatataacaatataaaaactaccaaaaactcttatttttcgataaaaaaataatattatattaatttttacaaaaaaataaatgcatgagaaaAAGCTATAATAGaggatcaaaataaaatttttgaaaaaaattagttagaGAAGATATGTGATTGATTAagcatcaaaaattaaaaaaaatattaatatcttacttttgttattttaacttttaaaagttAGCTAAGATTATATAATTggctaaatattaaataaaaatatttttatattatgataattattgggAATCCttcaaaattatatgtttttaaaattattatttaaaaaatctaaagatgaggcCTTAATATTaagattatcattaaaaaatttaaaaatgaggccttaatattaaaaatattattaaaaaatttaaagataagacCTTAAAAATCGTCGGGGCCTAAAGCAATTACTTTATTGGCCTTACCCTTGAGCCGGCCCTGTCTTAGACTTCATAATTTTTACAATGCCCTATAAGGCAAACTGTGGTGAAGAGGTTTTCTTTGACCAAGTTttgtgctatttttgaattattcaATTTAACCATTATCAAAAAGAGGAACATAGGAACCTACGTATACATTACATCATACtattaagaaaatttttgataGCAATCCTCCACATCTTACTCGGCTTTTGCACGTGTACCTCAACAATTATCAAGGATGGAGCCTTCACTTTCTTTGAGAGCGATTGCTACCTAATGTTTGGCCCCAAGAGACATTTGgctttttcatcaaaatttcaCAATTATTAGTATCACCATTTCTTTCAAGAAAGTTTCTTCTCCTATTCTTGTAAACTTTATTGCCTTAATACTAGGGTAGAGACAATGGgatgttgaaattttttaagaGAACTATAAAGGATGAGTAGAAAGTAGATGcggtaaaaattaaaatttttataaatattctcccaaaaaaattttcttttaataacatATATACTAAGTTTTAGAAAATCGAGTtcttgaacaataaattttatataaaaaaattattacaatataaccaatttattaaatttaaaagaattaaacaataaatttttttaaaaatatttgtcaaaaactataatatttttagactatatataccaatttataaaaaaacaaataacttaCCAAACAATAGACTTTTGCCCAAAAAACgaaactatataaatcaatttgtaaaatatttaactggcaaacaataaaattttacaaatatttttttttaaaatattatttttatattacatgcattaattaaatatgtaaataaataaataaatagtcttaaaaaaaccaaaaacaaaggGGCCATGGTCCCCTTGCATCTTCCCTAGTTCCACCCCTTACCATATGTCTTTCCATAATTTGGAATTTTGGATGATTCTAAAGCCTAGAACCTTGAAAGCAATAGGCTTGTTTCCATCCAATCGTTCTACCATTTTCTCAATGGTAGGCGTCTCATGGCTCTGCTTGGACTAATCTTTTGAGAAGATCTATGCCTTTGCaaaattattatgtataatCGATTCATCTAGGATATAACATTGGATAATCTTGTTAAGCATGGTTACAATAGTTTGCCTACTCCTTCACGCATATATGTTGTCacaatttccttttatttttagaatctAGAATCGTTTAAGTTAAATTTTTGGTCCTGCTAAGCATCCTGCCTTTTTAAATGATGTTAGGTTGTTTAGGAGAGAAAAACAACTTGCTCATATGTAATAAATGGAAAATtcttatttcaattattatttaaaatatattatttaagtgAAAAGTGAGATAACCGCATCTTcaataattgttttgatttaaccTCTCTATAGAGAgggtttttttctctttgagaaGAAAGCTTTtagtataataaattaaaatcttgGAGCACTCTCGACTCTTATTCACCCCAGAGCACTCTTGActcctatttattaataattgtttttttcttaatggttacttttattaaaaatataaatataaatgagaaatatATATCTACGTCTattaatgtgtgtgtatatattggAACATATGTAGAGATATGTGGATgatgaaaatgttaaaaaaaaaaaaatgtgtgagAGGAATGGGTGAAgttaggatttaaaaaaaaaactgggaGAAGAGGACAAATATGTTCTTTAGGTTgattgtcaatatatatatatatatatattttttttttttgacaaaaatgaAAAGTATAACAGTTAAAGGTGTGAGTTTAGCTTAAAATTGATCGCCCTATCATTCGCTCTCACCTACTgcttgttaataatttttagttctattattattgttttttatcttAGTTtcatagtaattaaaaaaaaatgatacctTTTGCCAAAAAAATTGACTTTTAATCAccgccatatatatatataaatgtaaactAATAGCTTATTTTTGTGCCAAGTGCACATAGATgtgttgatttttaaataataaaattttaaaaaaagaaaaatatacaaaagtatgatatttttttttaaaaaaaaatatcttcttATATATGAGTAAACAATTACAATAAATTtcgtcattttatttttgcccTTCCCATGTCATTTTATTTACACAAGTGCTATTCTCGAGGGTGATTGTGTCTTTTGGAAAGGGGCTTATATGAAACACCCTTTACTCTTGATGAAATAAAACAAGCTGTTTTTGATCTTAACTCTGATAAAGCTCCTGGTCCAGacggctttcccattttcttctTTCAGAAACACTGGACCACTCTTCAGGATTCCTTAGTCAATCTTTGTGAGGGCTTTTATGAGGGCACCATTAACTTTGAATGTCTAAATTGGATTCATATTGCTCTCATTGCTAAAAATAATGAGTCAAAGGATGTTTTGAATTATCGACCCATAAGTCTAATCAACTGCACTTgtaaaattatctcaaaaatccTTGCTTCCCGGCTTAGCGCTGTGATTATTAATCTGGTGGACGATTCACAATCTGGCTTTATTAAAGGAAGATGCATTGCGGATAACATTATTGGCGCCCAGGAAGTAATTTTCAATCTGCAAAAGCGAAAAAAATTCCTGGGTTATGTCTTCAAAGTGGACTTCGCTAAAAGCTTTCGATTCTTTAGATTGGAACTTTCTTCTTGACGTCCCTTCTCTGCTAGAGGATTCGGACCTAGATGGCTCTCCTGGATCCATACCATCCTTAGTACTGCCAAAACTCAGTTCATTATAAATGGTTCCACTCAAGGTTACATTAGATGTAAAAGAGGTATGAGACAAGGCGACCCTCTTTCACCTCTGCTATTTGCCCTTCTGTCGAGATGTCCTAAGCGCCATGTTCTTCCATGCTCTTAGATCTAAAGTGTTAGTGGGTGTTTCTTTTGGATCATTTAATCAATTTACATCATTTGCAATATCTCGATGATCTCTTAATATTCTCAGCTGGAGGACAAGAAGATCTacaaatcatcaaattaattctttatctctttgaGGGGTCTTCTGGTCTTTCCATCAACTTTTCGAAAAGCTGCTTGTATTCTACACACTATGGTTTCCAACCCCATCACACTTCCGCTAGAATTCTTAACTGTTCCAGAAACTGTTTGCCAATCACTTATTTAGGGATTCCTCTTTCCGGAAGAAGGCCAAGACGTATTGATTGGGCAAAACTCATTGGAATGGTTCGATCTAGGCTCAATCCTTGGAAAACAAACTACCTATCTCTTGGAGGTCGCCTAACTCTCATTAATTTTGTGCTCTCAACTGTCCCAGTTTATTGGATGTCGGTATTCAAACTTCCTGCCTGGgtaatcaaagatattgatcaaattcgaagagattttctttggaaaggtcATGATCTAAGCTCCAAAGGAATCAGATTGGTTGCCTGGAATAGAATCACCAGACCCCGCGAAATGGGAGGTTGGGGAATCCTCAACCTTCAGGATTTTAATAAAGCTCTActtgggaagtggtggtggaaattatcttGTAATCCTGATAGTAGTTGGGCTAAAATCATTCATTATAATTACTCAACTGGTAGCCCAAATGGAATCCTTTTCCACAACCCACCTAGaaacaaatctttcttttgggcaGGAGTGAACTCTACTTTACTTCCCTTCCGATCCTGTATACACAAAATCATCAGAAATGGCTCAAACACATCTCTTTGGTTTGACAGTTGGCATGATGGACAATTGCTCAAAGACCTCTGGCCAACACTTTTTTCGGATTGTACATCTCCTTGGATAAATATTAGACAATTCATCCAACTTATTAATTGTCCAGAGGTTCTCTTTTACTCTGCTCCCTCAGACATGCTATCCTATCTCTTAGAGATCATTCCAGATTGCTCTCATAGTCAGGAAGATTTCTATTCCTGGGCATTGGAAAAAAGTGGAAAATTCACTGtcaaatcattttataaattcctcattgatggtggaatgCGTAGTCCACTTTATTCTCATTTCTGGAAAACTCGTTGTCCTAGCAAAATAACTCTTTTCTGCTGGCTCACTGGGGAAGATAAAATTCTCACTCTCACAAATCTCTTTAAAAGAGGGTGCAACACTCAAAGCTCCACGAGACACTCGTGTTCTATGTCACAAAAGCTTCGAAAAATGTTAACcatctttttttcttgaatgtgaTTTCTCCAATCGTCTCGGGGTTTCTTTTTCTCAAATCCTTGGTTTCAACCTTTCTCCACATTCAATTCCCCACTCTTTGGACTTCTTGGATTCCATCTCTTATCCCACAACACCGAACCCTCCGGGATCTTATTTCCCGTGcaatcttgtggaatatccGGATTGAACGAAAACACTCGtatttttccatttgattgtTTTTACTGGGTTTTCAATATCTTTATTAAAAGCGCTAATATGCTCCTCTCTTGGTTCTCAATTACAGGAGATAGTCAGCAACCAGTCCTCACTGAAGCTTCTCTGAAAATCAAGCGCTCTCTTAACTTCTACAGCGCCAGAGACTCAAACCCTGTTGGAGAATCGGACTCTGATCATGCGCAGGAGTAGTTGCTCCTTTTGATGGCTTGGATAGGCTCGAGGGACCCGGGACGGTGTCTTCCGCCTTCCTAGCTCCTTCTCTCCCtgcctttttatttttccctgtTGTTTTTAGTTCCTCCTCACTTCCCGGTGAGAGATTTTTATCTTAGTACTTTCTGCtctctttttattcaataaagcTGTGGTTTAtcaacatttatttcaaaaaaaaaaaaatgtatagatGTCAATCAATGAGCACGgaatagaaatttttaaaattttatttaacaactttagatgatgataaatataataaagtttgataatttttctcaaaaacatgcttcaaattttttatttttaaaacacaaaTTAAATGTTACGGTAGCAACTGGgccgtaatatatatatatatatacataatttataattaatgattttattagaagtcaagaataaaaatgaaactCCAAAACGATATGGAAAACCAATCAAACATATGTGCACAAATTTTCAGTGATTTTGGTCAAACAACCCAATGCTGACTTTTGCTGAGCTTTCAACTTATTGAGTTGCCGAACTCATGCATGCACTAATTAACTTGACGTCTACTCATGAGCTATCAGCTTTGGACCacctccaaaaagaaaaacaattaataacaaAGAAAGCCACCAAAGTTTACTCTAATTCATTCTAAACAttgaaaatcaaataacaatCCAACTAAATCAagtaacaagcattcaatattcaCATGCAACTAATCcaacaatataaataatgtatatatatacaaatgtgAATCATGTGATAAGTGCAACAATTAATCAGGAGAGTGccctccaaaaagaaaaacaataacaaagaaagCCACCAAAGTTTACTCTAATTCATTCTAAACAttgaaaatcaaataacaatCCTACTAAATCAAGTAACTAGCATTCAATATTCACATGCAACTAATccaacaatataaataatatatatatatatatatatacaaatgtgATAAGTGCAACAATTAATCAGGAGAGTGCACACACCCGGAAATTAATCATCTAGTTATGCACCCTCATCTCTTTACAAGGATTGGATTGCAAGTTTGTTCACACACTAGGATCTTTTGTAGCATTTTATATATGAGACGTCCCTCCACCTTCAACGCACAGTATACTTTTTCTGATCATGCATCGGAATAGATTTGAACACTCGACCCCTGTGTGAGAATAGTGAATACTCTGTCTATTGGGCTAGATAACATTGGTTATTCACAAggtcaccaaaaaaaaaatcgccATTTTTTACTTTGGTTTTTAAATCTAAGGTTGTTCATGAATGCCATTCAACAATTGCATGTCAATAATGCTTTGGGATCTTgggaaacaacaacaacattcaCCATCACACCAGCGTTTCCAAACTGAAAATGAATAAGATTCCGAAGAAAAATTATGGTTAGGTCCAACACGGCCGGCGGTAGCCGCTTCCCGGAGAGTTCCCCAACATTCAACACGATCAAATTCTGGTATGTTTGAATGGAAATGAATCCAAACCAGTGCATGTTCGAGCTCCGGATATGTGCTAAAAAGACTCTCATCTCCGTGAACAAAGGCTTTGAGAACTACTGGTAATTCCTTGGAGAAGATGTAATGCCGAAAAGAGGCGAAGAGGTTGAGGAGGAAGTGACCACCACTAATGTGGCAGTGTACATGGAGTGACATTTCTCCTCGCACTTTTTTCCATTCGGCTACTACTTCATCTCTTTGTAACCAGTGATACCATCCTTGTAACTgtaatttgaattaataaaattattgtttagttTTTCTTAATTAGAAATAAAGAGGTTAAGTGAATATTTTCTAAATACTATGTGTTTGCAATCAAATGTCTTACCGCTTAATTATTACACCGATCGATGACTGTAAGTACTTTTTGAtatatgatttcttttaatatatatatatatatatatatatgagaaaagatCTGATCATGTAAATATTGAGAAATATGAAATTGAACCATTGAAACACTAACACTAAAATGCATGGATATATTACCTGAGGATGATGAATGGTGTGGGAAATGGCAAGAGTAAGATGAGAAGTGACGTCGCTGTGAGTGAGAGTGTATGTTCTTGGGAGAAGAGTAGTggtcttgttcttcttctcatgGATGCCAACGAACAAGACCTTGAGTTTAGATGCCTCAAAGATTGAAGGGCCAAACAACCTTGCCAtctaaatgaaaacaataattaggTAAGATCAATTAGTaaatatttgtatgtatatgtaattgagtgagtttgtataaatattaaatattactgGGCTTGTAGAAGTAGTTCTTTTTGGCTTCTTGTTCCCATAGATCAATGAAGAGCTCCTTGTTTTCATCTCTGAGTATGGTGTAAGGTGGCACAAAGCTGATGTAAACCCCATaacttttgatatatatatatatatatatagacagaTAATTAATAGCTATATAGAGATAGTTTtgatgagagaagaagaaaaagaaatgatggtggtgttttattgaataaagaaaatatcttataaatttaaagaggaaaaaaataatgatgctAACAATGATAATATAAGGATGGAAGGGAAGAAGTTCAAGATGCAAAGGTTAAGGTCTAttaagatgatgaagaagaagaagaagaagaagaagatgatgatgatgatgatgatgataatgaagatcaataaacacaaaagaagaagaagatgagggtaataatgaaaatcatgaagcagagagaagagaagaagaagaagaagaaagaaagaacaaagaagagAGTTTGAgatttagagagagagagagagagagagagagagagagagagagagatggaggaTGAGAAGTGGTGCAAGCTAGGGAGGCTTATAATAAGTGAGAAAATTTAGAGAGAGTTAGCATAAGGCACACACAGTAATAATGAGAATTAATGGTGTCACTGTTACTTGTGAGGGATCAAGGCAAAAAGAAGCGTGTCTGAATGGGAATGGCTAAATACATGCTTTCAAGCAAAGTCTTGTTTTAAGTTCcaaaatttagatttattattagaaaatatgatACATCACACA
This window encodes:
- the LOC120271569 gene encoding protein STAY-GREEN homolog, chloroplastic-like translates to MGFTSALCHLTPYSEMKTRSSSLIYGNKKPKRTTSTSPMARLFGPSIFEASKLKVLFVGIHEKKNKTTTLLPRTYTLTHSDVTSHLTLAISHTIHHPQLQGWYHWLQRDEVVAEWKKVRGEMSLHVHCHISGGHFLLNLFASFRHYIFSKELPVVLKAFVHGDESLFSTYPELEHALVWIHFHSNIPEFDRVECWGTLREAATAGRVGPNHNFSSESYSFSVWKRWCDGECCCCFPRSQSIIDMQLLNGIHEQP